From Candidatus Methylomirabilota bacterium, one genomic window encodes:
- a CDS encoding IS481 family transposase, producing the protein PSSRQRTDALPAWLHYYNWARGHGAHQGRPPISRLVAPDNLVAVHS; encoded by the coding sequence CCCAGCTCGCGACAGCGGACCGACGCCTTGCCCGCCTGGCTCCACTACTACAACTGGGCGCGCGGACACGGCGCGCATCAGGGACGACCACCCATCAGCCGCCTGGTGGCCCCGGACAATCTCGTGGCAGTTCACAGCTAG